Part of the Paenibacillus aurantius genome, GACCGCGGGAACGGATCCGTCGGTCATGGCGGGAGACGAGTGGGTTCATCCCTTCAAGGATATCGGCTTTCATACCGCCGAGAACCGGGATTACTTCGAACGCGGCATCCCGCCGAGAGGGGGCATCACCATGCATCCGACCATCGACACCGCGTACGACTACGCTCTCGGCCAGGCTGGTGACGAAGGCCACGAGGAGCGAAGCACCGGGATGGACGGGAGCCCGAATGCGTCCGGGGAAAGGGAAGCGGGAGCCGATGCCGGGGCGGGGGACCGCGGGCGCGAACGCCCTTAATCCTTTGCAAACCTTTCTCCCCGATGTATAATATAGGGGAGAAGCCGACCTTTTCGGCCGGTTAAGAAGGAGTGAATTGACATGTCAATGTCGTTTGAATCTTATATGAAGGATATGGTCCAGCCCATGCGCGACGACCTGACCCGCATCGGGGTGAAGGAACTCCGCACTCCCGAGGAAGTAGTCGAGAACCTCGAGAACGCCAAGGGAACGGCGCTGCTCGTTGTCAATTCCGTCTGCGGCTGTGCCGCCGGCCAATGCCGCCCGGGTGTAGCCCGCGCACTCGAAGGAGAGATCAAGCCGGATCATCTGTTCACCGTGTTCGCCGGCCAGGACAAGGAAGCGACCGCCAAGGCACGGGAATACATTAGCGGTTATCCGCCTTCCTCCCCTTCGATCGCTCTGTTCAAGGATGGGGAGCTCGTTCACTTCATCCAGCGGCATCAGATCGAGGACCGTTCGGCTGAAATGATCGCGAACGACCTGAAAGGCGCATTCCAGGAATTTTGCGCGAAGTAAAATTCCTTCGGAAACGAATCCGCGTTTCCTCACATAGTAACAGCCGGGCAGGAGACTTGCCCGGCTGTTTTTCTATCTTCTTCGTCTAGAGGAACCGCCTTTTACCTAAGGCGCGCAAGCTCGTCGGGCTCGTAGCAATAGCGGGCCCCGCACCGGTGGCAAACCGCCTCCATGGCTTGGTTTGCCGCGCAGGCCGCGACGACCTCTTTCTTGTCTAAGCTATAAAGCATGGGGAAGAGGGCTTCCTTGGAGCATCCGCAGAACAGCCTGACGGATTGACGGCCGAGAGGCACGGTATCCGGGAACAGCAGCCGGGGCAGCCCGGCAAGGGCATCCACCGTCATCGGCCCTTTCCATGCGTCCTGGTAACCGGTGATGCGGCCGGCGATTTCGGATAGAAGACCGTCCGGAGCCCCGGGAAGCAGCTGGGCCATTACGGCGAAACCGCACCGGATATCGTTATCCTCTCCGAAGAGGGTATGGACCATGAACCACGTTGGGATTTGCTCGCTCTGGCGAAAATAATGGGCCAAGTCGTCCGCGAGATGGCCGTGGGGCATGTCGGTTATTCCGGTGCAGACGGAGGACAGGCCAAGATCGCGGATCACTTGAATACGGCCTCTAGGGCCGATCATCTCCTTCATTGTAGAGGGGGTGTCCTTCGGGCCCGTCTGCGCCCATTCCCCGCTGAGGAAACACCGGACCGTTCCTTCTGCATCGGCATCCGCTTGAATCCGCCGCCGGGAATCGCTCATCCGGATCTTCATCGTGACACGCTGCCCTTCTTTGAGGGTGCCGGTCAGAAGTCCGGCGAGGGACGCGGCTTCGGCGGCGGCGCTTCGAAGGAGGCGCTCGGCCGGCTGCAGCCGGCCGAGTGCCTGAAGCAGCCGGGTTCCGTCCATATACAGCACACGAGCTTGTTTGTCGCCGACCAGTGTTTTGATAAGTAATGCTTCCATAGGTACCCTTCCTTTCATGCCTTGACCGGTATAATTCGCGGCGGGCATTAGGAAAAGGATAAGTCCTGACGTAACGTCAGGTTCAAGAGCTATAAGCCGGAAGGAGGAACAAGAAAAGATGGAGAACCGGACGTGGAAAGTCGGAGAAGTGGCCAAACGAACAGGCTTGACGATCCGGACCCTGCATCATTATGACCGAATCGGCTTGCTCTCCCCTGCCGCTCATACGGACTCCGGGCATCGTCTCTATACCGGGGAGGATCTTATCCGGCTCCATCAGGCCCTTTCCTTGAAGGAGCTGGGATTCAGCCTGGAGGAGATAAAGGACATGACGAGCCAAACCGAGCTCCCATGGACCGAGATAGTCAAGCTGCAGATTCAACGTCTGGAAGAGCGGATTGCCGGCATGACCGAGGTACGGGACAGGCTGCGGGATATCGCAGAAACCGTTGAAGCCCAAGGCATCAAACGGCCTGTTTCAAGCGATGCCGTGATGATGGCCATTCAGCTGTCCAGAATGATGAGAAGCCCCCATTTTCTTCCGGAGCAGGCAGAGGAGATGAAGACCCGGCTAAAGACCGCGGGGCCTGTCCGGCAGGAACCCGGGAGGGAGGAGGAGCAGGATCTTGTCGGCCTTTTCCGCCGGTACCGAGAATCCGGAAGGACGCCCCATGACCCGGAGGTTGCCGCCGCGGCGAAGGAATGGAAAGCCGTAATCGATTCCCACGGACTGGGAGATAAGAAGTTTCTCCGGTCGGTCGAGTCCTACTACCGCGAAGCGCCCGATGCCGCTCTGGTCTTCGGAATGGATAAGGAGCTCTATGCCTATATCCGGGAAGCGGTGGCCTGC contains:
- a CDS encoding Hsp33 family molecular chaperone HslO, with protein sequence MEALLIKTLVGDKQARVLYMDGTRLLQALGRLQPAERLLRSAAAEAASLAGLLTGTLKEGQRVTMKIRMSDSRRRIQADADAEGTVRCFLSGEWAQTGPKDTPSTMKEMIGPRGRIQVIRDLGLSSVCTGITDMPHGHLADDLAHYFRQSEQIPTWFMVHTLFGEDNDIRCGFAVMAQLLPGAPDGLLSEIAGRITGYQDAWKGPMTVDALAGLPRLLFPDTVPLGRQSVRLFCGCSKEALFPMLYSLDKKEVVAACAANQAMEAVCHRCGARYCYEPDELARLR
- a CDS encoding DUF3905 domain-containing protein, whose protein sequence is MSDKDLDPFEIEFLPEFRKGRGPEEPFVNEYGVTIGDHDYRSENSPLENWTAGTDPSVMAGDEWVHPFKDIGFHTAENRDYFERGIPPRGGITMHPTIDTAYDYALGQAGDEGHEERSTGMDGSPNASGEREAGADAGAGDRGRERP
- a CDS encoding MerR family transcriptional regulator codes for the protein MENRTWKVGEVAKRTGLTIRTLHHYDRIGLLSPAAHTDSGHRLYTGEDLIRLHQALSLKELGFSLEEIKDMTSQTELPWTEIVKLQIQRLEERIAGMTEVRDRLRDIAETVEAQGIKRPVSSDAVMMAIQLSRMMRSPHFLPEQAEEMKTRLKTAGPVRQEPGREEEQDLVGLFRRYRESGRTPHDPEVAAAAKEWKAVIDSHGLGDKKFLRSVESYYREAPDAALVFGMDKELYAYIREAVACLNE
- a CDS encoding BrxA/BrxB family bacilliredoxin codes for the protein MSMSFESYMKDMVQPMRDDLTRIGVKELRTPEEVVENLENAKGTALLVVNSVCGCAAGQCRPGVARALEGEIKPDHLFTVFAGQDKEATAKAREYISGYPPSSPSIALFKDGELVHFIQRHQIEDRSAEMIANDLKGAFQEFCAK